The nucleotide window CAAGGCTGAGCATGGCTCGATCGATGTACTGGTGAACAACGCCGGCATCACGCGCGACCGCATGTTCGTCAAGATGAGCCGCGAGGACTGGGACGCGGTGATCGAAACCAACCTGAACTCCATGTTCAAGGTGACCAAGCAGGTCGTGGCCGACATGGTGGAAAAGGGCTGGGGCCGCATCATCAACATCTCCAGCGTGAACGGCGAGAAGGGCCAGGCCGGCCAGACCAACTACTCGGCCGCCAAGGCCGGCATGCACGGCTTCACCATGGCGCTGGCCCAGGAGATGGCCACCAAGGGCGTCACCGTGAACACCGTGGCGCCGGGCTACATCGGCACCGACATGGTCAAGGCCATCCGCCCGGATGTGCTGGAGAAAATCGTCGCCACCGTGCCCGTCAAGCGCCTGGGCGAGCCCAGCGAGATCGCCTCCATCATCGCCTGGCTGGCCAGCGACGAGGGCGGCTACGCCACCGGCGCCGAGTTCTCGGTCAATGGTGGCCTGCACATGAACTGAGCCAGGCTTTCGGCCCGGCCAACGAAAAAACCCGCGAAAGCGGGTTTTTTTTATAGAAAACAGTCAGGGCGCGCGGCTTGGGGCCGGTGCGGACGGGCAGTGCGCCGGCTGCCCGCGCCGACCGCGATCAGACGCGGGCCGGGGCGCGCTTGCGATCGCGTTCGTCTTCAGGCCAGGCGGACAGGATGGCAGTGGTGTTCATGTGGGACCTCCTAAGGTCAGTGAACAACGCCCCTGGGTTGAACCGCGTTGACAGGCTGGCCAAAATTATTCCGGCATTCCTGTTTCTTCGTTTGCCACTTGTAAAAATGATAGCTGCCCGCGCTTGGTACATGCCGACTGAGGCCGTATTTCACCCTTCAACTGTCGCGCCGGTTTCCAATGCTTCGATAGCCTCGCCCAGCTCCAGCCAGCGCTCTTCCAGCTGCTCGATCTCGTCGCCGCAGGCTTTCAGCCGGCGGCCGCAGTCGGCAATGTCGGCGGGCGGCAAGGGGGTGGCCAGGCGTTCCTCCAGCGCTGCCTTGTCGGCGGCCAGCGCCGCCAGGCGGGCATCCACCTGCGTCAGTTCTCGGCGCAGTGGGCGGGTTTTCTCTGCCAGTTGCTGGCGCGCCTGGGCGCTGGCCTTGCGCTGTTCGCGTCCGCTGCCGGTGGCCGGTCGGCTGGCTGTGGCCTCATCGTTGGCAGGTGCGTTGGCGATGCGCGCCGCCTCGCGCAGCCGGCGCGATTCGTCCAGCAGGTAGCGCTGGTAGTCGTCCAGATCGCCGTCGAACGGGCCGACCACGCCGCAGCCCACCAGCCAGAAGTCCTCGCACACCGAGCGCAGCAGGGCCCGGTCGTGGCTGACCAGCATCACGGTGCCGTCGAAATCCTGCAGCGCCATGGCCAGCGCCTCGCGCGTGGCCAGATCCAGGTGGTTGGTGGGCTCGTCCAGCAGCAAGAGGTTGGGGCGCTGCCAGACGATCATGGCCAGCACCAGCCGGGCCTTTTCGCCGCCGCTCATGCTGCCCACGGGCTGGCGCACCATGTCGCCGGCAAAGTTGAAGCTGCCCAGGAAGTTGCGCAGTTCCTGCTCGCGCGACTGGGCTGCGTCGGCGCCGGTGTCCTTCGCCAGGCGCACCATGTGCGCCAGCGGATCCTCCTGCGGGCGCAGCACGTCCAGCTCTTGCTGGGCGAAATAGCCGATGGTCAGCCCCTTGCCCTCGGTCACCTGGCCCGCCAGCGGCGCCATCTCGCGCGCGATGGTCTTGACCAGGGTGGACTTGCCCTGGCCGTTGGCGCCCAGGATGCCGATGCGCTGGCCGGCCAGCACCGAGCGGTTCACACCGCGCAGGATCACGGTCTGCGCGCCGTCCTCATGGACATAGCCGAAGGACGCGTCGGTGATCGCCAGCATCGGGTTGGGCAGATTGGCCGGCTCGCGGAAGCTGAAGGTGAAGTCGGCGCTGGCCAGCACCGGCGCGATTTTCTCCATGCGCTCGATCTGCTTGACCCGGCTTTGCGCCTGCTTTGCCTTGGTGGCTTTGGCCTTGAAGCGGTCGATGAAGCTTTGCAGGTGGGCGATCTTGTCCTGCTGGCGCTCGTAGGAGGCCTGCTGCAGCACGATCTGCTGCGCGCGCAGCTCCTCGAAGCGGCTGTAGTTGCCGCCGTAGCGCGTGAGCTGGGCGCCCTCGATGTGCAGCGTGACGCTGGTGACCGCGTCCAGGAACTCGCGGTCGTGACTGATGACGATCAGCGTGCCGGCGTAGCGCTTGAGCCAGGCCTCCAGCCAGACCAGGGCGTCCAGGTCCAGGTGGTTGGTGGGCTCGTCCAGCAGCAGCAGGTCGGATGGCGCCATCAGCGCGCGCGCCAGCTGCAGGCGCATGCGCCAGCCGCCCGAGAAACTGTTCACCGGCTGCTCTAGCTGCGCCGGCGTAAAGCCCAGGCCCAGGATCAGCGTCTGCGCGCGCGCCGTGGCGTCGTGCGCGCCGGCATCGCCCAGGTCGGTATGCAGCTGGGCGATGGCCATGCCGTCGCCGCTGTGCTCGGCCGCGCGCAATCGGGTTTGCAATTCGTCCAGACGCGCGTCGCCGGCCAGCACGAAAGCGGTGGCGCCTTCGTCGGTCTCGGGCATCTCCTGAGCCACCTGGGCCATGCGCCACTGCGGCGGGATGAAAAACTCGCCGCCGTCCTCGTGGAGACGGCCGGCCAGCAAGGCGAACAGGGAGGACTTGCCGGCCCCGTTGCGCCCGACCAGGCCGATGTGTTCGCCAGGATTGAGGGTGACGGAGACTTGGTCCAGCAGCACGCGGCTGCCGCGGCGCAGGGTGACTTGGCTGAGGGTAATCATGGAGCGCGCGATTATCCGGCCGAAACCCCGGCACGGCTGCCTGCACCGGGCCAACAGGCTGTTAGGAGGAGGACTGCCCTTGCACCACCCCCAGCGCCCGCGCCGTCACCAGCAATACCTGCTCGTCGCCAGCGCTGGTGTCCAGCCAGAAAACCGGCAGCTGCGGGAAAGCGGCCTCGAAGTGCGGCTTTTCGTGGCCGATCTCCAGCACCAGCACGCCGTCGTCAGCAAGCTGCTCGGGCAGCGCCTGCAGCAGTTCGCGGATGAAGTCCATTCCGTCGCCGCCGCCGGCCAGCGCCAGTGCCGGCTCGGCGCGGTATTCGGGCGGCAGCTCGGCCATGCTCGCGGCGTTCACGTAGGGCGGGTTGCACAGCACCAGATCCCAGGGGCCGGGCGCCGCGGCCAGGCCGTCGCCCTGCGCCAGCGTGATGCGCTCCCCCAGGCCATGGCGGTCCACGTTGATGCGCGCCACGGCCAGAGCGCCGGGCGAGAGGTCGGCGCCGGTCACCTCGACCTCGGGCCAGGCCAGCGCTGCGAGCACCGCCAGGCTGCCGTTGCCGGTGCACAGGTCGAGCACGCGGTGCGTGCGGTCGCTCAGCCAGGGATCGATGCCGCCGTCCGCCAGCAGCTCGGCGATCAGGCTGCGCGGCACGATGGCGCGCTCGTCCACGTAGAACGACACGCCCTGCAGCCAGGCTTCACGCGTAAGGTAGGCGGCGGGCTTGCGGCTGGCGATGCGCTCTTCAAAAAGTAGAGCAACAGCGTGTTGATCCACGCCGGCTACCGGCCTTTTTGCCACGGATTCCGGGGATTCGTCGAGCGCACTGTCCAGCGGCAGACCCAGGCGCCACAGGACCAGCCAGGCAGCCTCATCGCGCGCGTTGGTCGTGCCATGGCCGAAGGCTACGCCGGCCTGCAGCAGGCGCTGCTCGCCGCTGCGCACCAGCGCGGCGATGCTGTCTCCCACCACCAGGGCGGCACTCATGCGCCCCGACGCACTGAAGAGCAGCGGTCCGAAAAATGCGAAAACGTGTCGGCGGCGTGGCTCATTGCGGATGAACGTCCAGGACGATCTCAGTAAAGGACGGCGCGTCGTCCTCGGCGGCTGCCGCAGCCTGGCTGGCCGCATTGCCTTCGCGCGTGGCGACGTCGAAGTCATTTTGCAGGCGCCACATCAGGTTGGTGGGCGAATCGGCGTACGCCAGGCCTTCCTTGCGGTCAATGCGGCCGTCGACGATCAGTTGCGCCAGCGACTGCTCGAAGGTCTGCGAGCCCTCGGCCATGGACTTCTCCAGCGCATCGCGCACGCCGGAAAAGTCGCCCTGCTCGATCATCTCGGCCACCAGCTTGGTGTTGAGCATGATCTCCACCGCTGGCACACGCTCGCCGCTGATGGTACGGATCAGCCGTTGCGAAACGATGGCGCGCAGCGCCGAGGCCAGGTCGCCAAGCATGGTGGCGCGCACCTCTACCGGGTAGAACGACAGGATGCGGTTGAGTGCGTGGTAGCTGTTGTTGCCGTGTAGCGTCGCCAGGCACAGATGGCCTGACTGGGCGTAGGCGATGGCAGCGGACATGGTCTCGCGGTCGCGGATCTCGCCGATCAGGATCACGTCGGGCGCCTGGCGCAGGGCATTCTTGAGCGCGGTCTGCAGCGACTGCGTGTCGCTGCCGATCTCGCGCTGGTTGACGATCGATTTCTTGTTCTTGAACTGGTATTCGATCGGGTCCTCCACGGTCAGGATGTGGCCGGTGGTGGATTCGTTGCGTTCATCGAGCATGGCCGCCAGCGTGGTCGACTTGCCCGAACCGGTAGCGCCCACGATCAGGATCAGGCCGCGCTTTTGCAGCGCCAGCTCGCCCAGGAGCGGTGGCAACCCGAGGGTGGGCAGTTTGGGGATCTGCTGGGCGATGAAGCGGATCACCACGGCCACCGTGCCGCGCTGGCGCATGGCGCTGATGCGAAAGCGCCCGACGCCGGCCAGCGGCACGCCCATGTTCAGCTCACCGGTCTCCTGCAGTTCCTCCACGCGGTCGGGGGGCACGATTTCCGACAGCAGGTTCAAGGGGGCATCCACCGGCAGCAGCTGGCTGTTGATGGGGACGCACTCGCCGTTGATCTTGATCAGTGCCGGCGCGTTGGCCGACAGGTACACGTCGGAGGCCTTCTTCTCGGCCATCAGGCGCAGGATGCGTTCCATGGTGCCCATCGTGCTCATGGCAGGTTTTCCTTCATCGGGGGCCGGACGCGCGGTGTGGCACGCTGGCGGGTCTTCGTGGGCGGGATTATCGAACACCGCTTGCGGCGGGATGTGGTACGGGTTTGCCACGGCTGCGCGCCTCAACGGGGGTCAGCCCCAGGGGGCTTGTTTGTTACCGCAAGTATCATGATCGCCACGGCAGCCGTGCAGTGAAACATGGTCTGAACAGGAGACACGAGACGATGGAAGATGCGATTTTTTTGCGCCCCGGCGTGTGGCTGTTGGGCCGCGTGGGGCTGGGTGGGCGGGTGTTGTGTCTGGCGGTGGTGGCCACGGCGGCGCTGCTCGCGCTCGCGGCTGCCCAGGCATGGCTGCCGCAAGCCGTGTGGCCGTTGTGCCTGGCCTTCGTGGTGGCGATCGCCTACCTGGCAGCGGCGCTGTGGGCCGGCGTGGCCACGCCGCTGGCGCGACTGCGCGACGCCCTGGAGCGCGCCGCGCAAGGGGATTTGTGCGCGCGCGCCGGCCTGACCGGCAGCGACGAGCTGGCGCTCCTGGGCGTGCAGCTCGACCATCTGGTGCTGGGCTTGTCGGGCGCAGTGGCCGATATCCGCAGCAATGCGGCGCTGGTCGGCCACGCTGGCGCCAGTCTGGCGCAGGACAACGCGGCCCTGTCCAGCCGTACCGAGCAGCAGGCCAGCAGCCTGGAGCAGACTGCGGCCAGCGTCGAGGAATTGACTGCCGGCATCGCCAACACCAGCCAGGCCGCCCAGGTGGCGGCCCGCGAAGCCGCCGAAGTGCGCCGCCGTGCCGAGGAAGGCAGCCAGGGCATGGCCCGCGCCGTGGCCTCGGTGCAGGCCATCGAAGCCGGTGCGCGGCGCATGGGCGAGATCATTGGTGTGATCGACTCCATCGCATTTCAGACCAACATCCTGGCGCTCAACGCCGCCGTGGAGGCGGCGCGCGCTGGCGAGCAGGGCCGCGGCTTTGCCGTCGTGGCCAGCGAGGTGCGCACGCTGGCCGGCCGCTCGGCCGAGGCGGCGCGCGAGATCCGTGCGCTGATCCAGGCGTCGGTGCAGCAGGTGCAGGACAGCGGCTCGTTGATCCGTTCGGCTGGCGAAGTCATCAAGCTCGCGGCCGATGGCATCCGCGCTGTGGCCAGCCATGTCGGCGAGATCTCGCACTCGGTGGCCGAGCAGGAGACAGGCCTGCGCGAAATCAACGTGGCCGTGCAGCACCTGGATCAGCTCACGCAGCACAACGCGCGCATGGTCGAGGAGGCGCTGGAGCAGGCCCGCGTCCTGCAAAGCCGCGCGCAGTCGCTGTCCGGCGCGGTGCAGGTCTTTCGGCTGCAGCAAGGCACGGCCGAGGAGGCCGTGGCGCTGGTGGCCCGTGCCGCAGCGCTGCACCGCGGGCGCGATCGGGCCGGCTTTCTACGTACGCTCACCGATCCAGGGCAGCCGTTTCACGACCGGGACATGTACGTCTTCGCGCTGGACGCCGCAGGCACCTATCTGGCCTTTGGCGGCAACCCGGCCAAGGTCGGCACGCGGGTGCAGGACCTCGCCGGCGTGGATGGCGAGGCGCTGCTGCGTTCCATCATTGCCCAGGCCGAGCGCGGGCCGGGCTGGGTGGAATACGACATCGGCAACCCCGCGACCGGGGTGGTGCAGGCCAAGATGTCGTTCGTTCAGCAGGCGGGCGACATATATCTGGGCTGCGGCGTCTACAAGAGTCTTTCGGCGCCGAGCTGAACAAGACCCTCAGCGCTGCGCATCGTCGCCACGCTGCGCCCGCGCGCGCGCCAGCGCCGCGGCGACGGCCGCGCGCTTGTCACCCGCACCGG belongs to Melaminivora suipulveris and includes:
- a CDS encoding methyl-accepting chemotaxis protein; translated protein: MEDAIFLRPGVWLLGRVGLGGRVLCLAVVATAALLALAAAQAWLPQAVWPLCLAFVVAIAYLAAALWAGVATPLARLRDALERAAQGDLCARAGLTGSDELALLGVQLDHLVLGLSGAVADIRSNAALVGHAGASLAQDNAALSSRTEQQASSLEQTAASVEELTAGIANTSQAAQVAAREAAEVRRRAEEGSQGMARAVASVQAIEAGARRMGEIIGVIDSIAFQTNILALNAAVEAARAGEQGRGFAVVASEVRTLAGRSAEAAREIRALIQASVQQVQDSGSLIRSAGEVIKLAADGIRAVASHVGEISHSVAEQETGLREINVAVQHLDQLTQHNARMVEEALEQARVLQSRAQSLSGAVQVFRLQQGTAEEAVALVARAAALHRGRDRAGFLRTLTDPGQPFHDRDMYVFALDAAGTYLAFGGNPAKVGTRVQDLAGVDGEALLRSIIAQAERGPGWVEYDIGNPATGVVQAKMSFVQQAGDIYLGCGVYKSLSAPS
- a CDS encoding PilT/PilU family type 4a pilus ATPase, which gives rise to MGTMERILRLMAEKKASDVYLSANAPALIKINGECVPINSQLLPVDAPLNLLSEIVPPDRVEELQETGELNMGVPLAGVGRFRISAMRQRGTVAVVIRFIAQQIPKLPTLGLPPLLGELALQKRGLILIVGATGSGKSTTLAAMLDERNESTTGHILTVEDPIEYQFKNKKSIVNQREIGSDTQSLQTALKNALRQAPDVILIGEIRDRETMSAAIAYAQSGHLCLATLHGNNSYHALNRILSFYPVEVRATMLGDLASALRAIVSQRLIRTISGERVPAVEIMLNTKLVAEMIEQGDFSGVRDALEKSMAEGSQTFEQSLAQLIVDGRIDRKEGLAYADSPTNLMWRLQNDFDVATREGNAASQAAAAAEDDAPSFTEIVLDVHPQ
- the phbB gene encoding acetoacetyl-CoA reductase; amino-acid sequence: MTQKVAYVTGGMGGIGTAICQRLHKEGFKVIAGCGPTRDYNKWLDEQKAEGYTFYASAGNVGDWDSTVTAFDKAKAEHGSIDVLVNNAGITRDRMFVKMSREDWDAVIETNLNSMFKVTKQVVADMVEKGWGRIINISSVNGEKGQAGQTNYSAAKAGMHGFTMALAQEMATKGVTVNTVAPGYIGTDMVKAIRPDVLEKIVATVPVKRLGEPSEIASIIAWLASDEGGYATGAEFSVNGGLHMN
- a CDS encoding ABC-F family ATP-binding cassette domain-containing protein; this encodes MITLSQVTLRRGSRVLLDQVSVTLNPGEHIGLVGRNGAGKSSLFALLAGRLHEDGGEFFIPPQWRMAQVAQEMPETDEGATAFVLAGDARLDELQTRLRAAEHSGDGMAIAQLHTDLGDAGAHDATARAQTLILGLGFTPAQLEQPVNSFSGGWRMRLQLARALMAPSDLLLLDEPTNHLDLDALVWLEAWLKRYAGTLIVISHDREFLDAVTSVTLHIEGAQLTRYGGNYSRFEELRAQQIVLQQASYERQQDKIAHLQSFIDRFKAKATKAKQAQSRVKQIERMEKIAPVLASADFTFSFREPANLPNPMLAITDASFGYVHEDGAQTVILRGVNRSVLAGQRIGILGANGQGKSTLVKTIAREMAPLAGQVTEGKGLTIGYFAQQELDVLRPQEDPLAHMVRLAKDTGADAAQSREQELRNFLGSFNFAGDMVRQPVGSMSGGEKARLVLAMIVWQRPNLLLLDEPTNHLDLATREALAMALQDFDGTVMLVSHDRALLRSVCEDFWLVGCGVVGPFDGDLDDYQRYLLDESRRLREAARIANAPANDEATASRPATGSGREQRKASAQARQQLAEKTRPLRRELTQVDARLAALAADKAALEERLATPLPPADIADCGRRLKACGDEIEQLEERWLELGEAIEALETGATVEG
- the prmB gene encoding 50S ribosomal protein L3 N(5)-glutamine methyltransferase translates to MSAALVVGDSIAALVRSGEQRLLQAGVAFGHGTTNARDEAAWLVLWRLGLPLDSALDESPESVAKRPVAGVDQHAVALLFEERIASRKPAAYLTREAWLQGVSFYVDERAIVPRSLIAELLADGGIDPWLSDRTHRVLDLCTGNGSLAVLAALAWPEVEVTGADLSPGALAVARINVDRHGLGERITLAQGDGLAAAPGPWDLVLCNPPYVNAASMAELPPEYRAEPALALAGGGDGMDFIRELLQALPEQLADDGVLVLEIGHEKPHFEAAFPQLPVFWLDTSAGDEQVLLVTARALGVVQGQSSS